CAGGGAGAGCAAGTAGCGCAATTTTTTAAAGAAAGTTTTCCACAGGCTAGTATTACAGTGGAAAAAGATATTAATGGAAAACCTCGTATGGTTTTTTGTGAAATTCATGTATAAAGATCATCCTTCTTGACCACAATGTTGAGCAAGGAGGGGTTTTTATGTTAAACGAATACAAGATTGTTAGATTTCCAAAACAAAATATTTTACTAGCCTTTGCGAGACTAGTAATCATGGCAATAGCTTTACAACTATGTATTTTATATATTCCATCGTTAATAGGTTCTGCACAGGAAGCTATGAATCATCAACAAGAAAATGATTTTCGTATAAGAGTTATCGCAAATAGCAATACAACGAATGATCAACTAGAAAAAGAGCAACTTGTAAAAGATTTAAAGCCTTATTTATTACAAGTAGGTGCTACTACAGATGTGGATAATGACAGCATTGCGACATTAAAAAAGAATA
This DNA window, taken from Lysinibacillus sp. FSL M8-0337, encodes the following:
- a CDS encoding stage II sporulation protein R; translated protein: MLNEYKIVRFPKQNILLAFARLVIMAIALQLCILYIPSLIGSAQEAMNHQQENDFRIRVIANSNTTNDQLEKEQLVKDLKPYLLQVGATTDVDNDSIATLKKNIEAQLKENYPQLHTQVVLGDNLFPPKRQEAMFYPQNMYHSIVVKIGDARGDNWWCSIFPSICEPEKEEKKEEKKEEKEQVTFFIWEWIKGIFE